A region from the Streptomyces tsukubensis genome encodes:
- a CDS encoding extracellular solute-binding protein yields MKRKLIAAIGVAGMLVSVAACGSDDKKDSEGSGKDGFKGQTLTFWAMDGSTPDKWLADLTAEFEAKTGAKLKYEKQAWNGIQQKLTTALSEDTPPDVFEIGNTQTPAYAKTGGLADLGDLKKEIGADWSESLNKASVFEGKQYAAPWYFANRVVIYNKSVFAEAGITAPPKTRAEFYAALDKIKAKGKEPIYLPGQNWYHFVGLVIGQGGELVKKDGDKWVSNLADPKVQAAAEEYKKMQAYSKAPKDKDEATPQQADIFAQGKTGAFIGMGWEGATAIKANPAIEKELGYFTIPGETADKPEGVFLGGSNLAVAQNSKKQALAKEFLKLALSDKYEGGLAKASGVIPNKESLNSNLTGNPVAEAAAPSAKFGGTTPLIAEWAAVENAPNPIKTYLTAVVSGKSPADAAKQVEGEFNKRLAQKQ; encoded by the coding sequence GTGAAGCGCAAGCTCATCGCGGCGATCGGTGTCGCGGGCATGTTGGTCAGTGTTGCCGCGTGTGGCTCGGACGACAAGAAGGACAGCGAGGGTTCCGGCAAGGACGGCTTCAAGGGTCAGACCCTGACGTTCTGGGCCATGGACGGTTCGACGCCGGACAAGTGGCTCGCTGATCTGACCGCCGAGTTCGAGGCCAAGACCGGCGCCAAGCTGAAGTACGAGAAGCAGGCGTGGAACGGTATTCAGCAGAAGCTGACGACCGCTCTCTCCGAGGACACCCCGCCGGACGTCTTCGAGATCGGCAACACCCAGACCCCCGCCTACGCCAAGACCGGCGGTCTGGCGGACCTCGGTGACCTGAAGAAGGAGATCGGCGCCGACTGGTCCGAGTCCCTCAACAAGGCCTCCGTCTTCGAGGGCAAGCAGTACGCCGCCCCCTGGTACTTCGCCAACCGTGTGGTGATCTACAACAAGTCGGTCTTCGCCGAGGCCGGCATCACCGCGCCGCCGAAGACCCGCGCCGAGTTCTACGCCGCGCTCGACAAGATCAAGGCGAAGGGCAAGGAGCCGATCTACCTGCCCGGCCAGAACTGGTACCACTTCGTCGGACTGGTGATCGGCCAGGGCGGCGAGCTGGTCAAGAAGGACGGCGACAAGTGGGTCTCCAACCTCGCTGACCCGAAGGTCCAGGCCGCGGCCGAGGAATACAAGAAGATGCAGGCCTACTCCAAGGCCCCCAAGGACAAGGACGAGGCCACGCCGCAGCAGGCCGACATCTTTGCCCAGGGCAAGACCGGTGCCTTCATCGGCATGGGCTGGGAGGGCGCCACCGCCATCAAGGCGAACCCGGCCATCGAGAAGGAGCTCGGCTACTTCACCATCCCCGGTGAGACCGCCGACAAGCCCGAGGGTGTCTTCCTCGGTGGCTCCAACCTCGCCGTCGCGCAGAACAGCAAGAAGCAGGCGCTCGCCAAGGAGTTCCTGAAGCTTGCGCTCTCCGACAAGTACGAGGGCGGCCTGGCCAAGGCCAGCGGCGTCATCCCGAACAAGGAGTCCCTGAACTCCAACCTGACGGGCAACCCGGTCGCCGAGGCCGCCGCTCCGTCCGCGAAGTTCGGCGGCACGACCCCGCTGATCGCCGAGTGGGCAGCCGTCGAGAACGCCCCCAACCCGATCAAGACCTACCTCACCGCCGTGGTGAGCGGTAAGTCTCCGGCGGACGCCGCCAAGCAGGTCGAGGGCGAGTTCAACAAGCGCCTGGCTCAGAAGCAGTAA